Within Actinosynnema pretiosum, the genomic segment GGTGAGGAAGCGCTCCAGCTCGGCGACGTCGGCCTCGGTCTCGCCGGGGAAGCCGACGATGAAGTTGCTGCGGATGCCCGCCCGCGGGGCCAGCTCGCGGATCTGCCTCACCAGCGCGAGGAACGACTCGGTGGAGCCGAACCGGCGCATCCGGCGCAGCACGGCCTCGCTGGAGTGCTGGAAGGACATGTCGAAGTAGTCGGCCACGCCCGGCGTGGTCGCGATGGCCTTGACCAGCGACGGCTTGGTCTCGGCGGGCTGGAGGTAGGACACCCGCACCCGGTCCACGCCCTCGATCGCGGCGAGCCTGGGCAGCAGCTGCTCCAGCGCGCCCAGCTCGCGGGGCAGGTCCTTGGCGTAGGAGGTGGAGTTCTCGCTGACCAGGAACAGCTCGCGCACGCCCTGCTCGGCCAGCCACATGGCCTCGGCGACGATCTCGTCGGGGTGGCGGGAGACGAAGGCGCCCCGGAAGGACGGGATCGCGCAGAACGAGCAGCGGCGGTCGCAGCCGGAGGCGATCTTCAGCGGGGCGACCGGGGCGTCGTCCAGGCGGGTGCGCAGCACGCGCGGGCCCCAGCCGTGGCCCGGCACCTGGACCTCCTGCGCCTTCTCCTGGCGCTTGACCGGCGTGATCGGCAGCAGCGTGCGCCGGTCGACCGGCTTGTGCGACTCCAGGGCCTTGCCCGCGAGCACGTCGTCGAGCCGGTCGGCCAGGTCGCCGTAGTGGTCGAAGCCGAGCACCGCGTTGGCCTCGGGCAGGCTCTCGGCCAGCTCCGCGCCGTACCGCTCGGCCATGCAGCCGACCGCGACGACCTTCGCGCCGGAGTCGGAGGCGGCGAGCAGTGTGTCGACCGAGTCCTTCTTGGCGGACTCGACGAAGCCGCAGGTGTTGACGACGACGACGTCGGCCTCGTCGTCCACCAGCTGCCACCCGCCCGCGGTCAGCCTGCCCGCTAGCTCCTCGGAGTCGACTTCGTTGCGGGCGCACCCGAGGGTCAGCATGGCGACGCGCTTGGACGTGGTGGGGGAAGGCACGGTGCTCAGGGTAACCGGCCACGGGAGCGGGCCATGACCTGCTGGCCCCGCGCGCCCCGCTCGGCCCCGCGCCCGGCCGGGGGTCGGGAGCGGGGGCCGGGACGCCGAGGCGGGTGGTGACGGCGCGTTCCGACGCTCACCGCACGGAGGTTCGCCCGAAAAGGTGAAGCGCGCTACGACGACCACGCCGGGTCCGCGCCGCGCGCCCCCAGGTCCCAGCGGGTGAGCACCGCGTGCCCACGACCGCCGCCGAAGGACTACTTTCTTGCACCGTGAACGACCCGATCAACGTGCGGCGGGCCAGGACCGGCGACGTGCGCGCGATGAAGGCCCTCATCGACCAGTACGCGGGCAAGGTGCTGCTGTCCAAGCCGCTGGTCACGCTGTTCGAGGACATCCAGGAGTTCTGGGTGGCCGAGGAGGGCGGCGTGGTGCTGGGCTGCGGCGCGCTGCACGTGCTGTGGGAGGACCTGGCCGAGATCCGCACGGTCGCGGTCTCCCCCGCCGCCGTGGGGCGCGGCATCGGCCACCGGGTGGTGACCAGGCTGCTGGACACCGCGCGCGAGCTCCAGCTGGCGCGGGTGTTCGTGCTCACCTTCGAGACCTCGTTCTTCGGCAGGCACGGGTTCGTGGAGATCGAGGGCACGCCGGTGTCGCCCGAGGTCTACGAGGAGATCATGCGGTCGGCCGACGAGGGCGTCGCGGAGTTCCTGGACCTGTCGTACGTCAAGCCGAACACCCTGGGCAACACCCGGATGCTGGTGCACCTGTAGCCGTCGGGCGCCGGCGGTCGGGCAGCCGGGACGTGACCCGGTCCACCTGGATTCCACCGAAAACTGTTCGAGTTGCAACTAGCACAGTCTTGACTCCACTAGTGCGTCCGCCGAGGATGTCCGGGTGGAGCAGTTGACCGTGGACGAGCTGGCGGTGCGGGTCGGCCTGCCCGGCAGCACCATCCGGATGTACCAGACCAAGGGCGTGCTGCACCCCCCGCGCAAGACGGGGCGCGTCGCCCACTACGACGACACGCACATCGAGCGGCTGACCCTGGTGCAGCGGCTCCAGTCGCGCGGCTTCTCGCTGCCCGCCATCGCCGAGCTGGTCGCGGCGCGGGCGCGCGGCGCCACGGTGGCCTCCGTGCTCGGCCTCGGTGACACCGAGGGCCCCGACGACTGGGTGCGCGTCCGGCTGCGCGACGCGGGCAAGCTCATGCCGCTGGGCGACCTGCGGCCCGCGCTGCTGCGCCGCGCCGTCGAGGTCGGCCTGGTGCGCTGGCGGTTCGGCTGGCCGCACG encodes:
- a CDS encoding amino-acid N-acetyltransferase, whose protein sequence is MNDPINVRRARTGDVRAMKALIDQYAGKVLLSKPLVTLFEDIQEFWVAEEGGVVLGCGALHVLWEDLAEIRTVAVSPAAVGRGIGHRVVTRLLDTARELQLARVFVLTFETSFFGRHGFVEIEGTPVSPEVYEEIMRSADEGVAEFLDLSYVKPNTLGNTRMLVHL
- the rimO gene encoding 30S ribosomal protein S12 methylthiotransferase RimO; its protein translation is MPSPTTSKRVAMLTLGCARNEVDSEELAGRLTAGGWQLVDDEADVVVVNTCGFVESAKKDSVDTLLAASDSGAKVVAVGCMAERYGAELAESLPEANAVLGFDHYGDLADRLDDVLAGKALESHKPVDRRTLLPITPVKRQEKAQEVQVPGHGWGPRVLRTRLDDAPVAPLKIASGCDRRCSFCAIPSFRGAFVSRHPDEIVAEAMWLAEQGVRELFLVSENSTSYAKDLPRELGALEQLLPRLAAIEGVDRVRVSYLQPAETKPSLVKAIATTPGVADYFDMSFQHSSEAVLRRMRRFGSTESFLALVRQIRELAPRAGIRSNFIVGFPGETEADVAELERFLTEARLDAVGIFGYSDEDGTEAEGLADKHDADTVAERVARISALVEELTAQRAEDRVGEEVVVLVEHEEDDETDCTGRAAHQAPEVDGECVITNADGLSVGDLVRCRVDAAEGVDLVVTAIEVLPR